A region of the Numenius arquata chromosome 2, bNumArq3.hap1.1, whole genome shotgun sequence genome:
GGTTCATATTAACACCAATAAGCACAGAaacttcattaaagaaaattagaGCTGGAGCAATTTTATTAGCTATCTGGTAATAAAAACTGGAAGACATTTGATAACatacttctgaaagcaaaaatgcaGCCTTTCAACaggagaaattattttatgaagTCCAGAAGATGAAGTTATAGAAAAGCTGACGATGAACAACTTGCCTATCAACCAAAAGTCCAAAATGGGGTACAAGCCACAGTCCCTAAggcccagctgctccccaggATTTGCTGAGACACTGCATCCACTGGCAGGCAAGAAGCAAACTCCCCGTGCTCCTCACCAGATTCACTCAGGAGCGTGTTGTGCATTTTTGAAATTGCAGTTTGAAGGTTAAACAACAAACTAAATAGTATTGTGACTGCTCAACAATGCCAGATAAAACAGAATTCTAAACCAGGATAAGACAAGTTATGCAAAATGTGTCTCACTGTCAAATATCAAACCAgtttaaacatttttctcctgttcagCTTCAAAGACAACAATctttcctagaagaaaaaaaactgcatTTCTTCCAGGGAGCAGATAAGCTGCATCCCATCTCATTAGGGCTAGAACTAGACACTATTTTTGTTCTATGTagtgaaaaggaaagaacatTAGACATTACCCTTTCCCAGTAAGATTCCAGCTACCAGAGCTTTTTCATATGAAAGGCTTTCATTTTCCTGCCAATTCCTTTTTGCCAAGTAGCGGCTAAAATGGAAGGCTGGCCACCAGTCCTTTCTGGGGTTCCACTCTTGCTTGATCCAGTCAAGATGCTTCTCAGAGCTGGAAAAAGGTAAAACAAGTTACATAAAAGCTTAAATTGGGATTAAAAAACGATTAGGAGGCACCGAGTTTTATAATCAACTTGCTACAAGTCTCAAATTTCTAGCAAAGACCCACTGACCTTAACTGCAGACTGAAACACCAATCTAAACagaaataaccattttttttaatccctggCAGTAGCGAGGCAGGAGGTGAACTCTAGCAGTTAGACTTGGCAGTAACACAGATGATGGCATGAAATGAAGCAAGCCTTTGACTCCTGTGCCAGTTTGTGAACAGTAATAAGAAAGTTTCTTCAAGTTTGTCAACAAATTAGTAGTATGAAGGAGTTTTAGTAAAGGTTTCTGTTACTTTATGCATACACAAAGACTAATTTATCACAAACACTTATCCCAGTAACTGTTATGAAGACTTTAAACCTATCATTTCAGAAATAGAAACTACCTACAACAGGGAAGCAATATTCCTATAAAACAACCAAGATGCCCAGTATATTTCAAGATACTCTGAAGTTGTCTTCAAATACAAAAATGCAAAGTTAGAGTATCATACCATTTTTCCTGACTCTAAGCAACAACACTCCTAGCTTTAATCCACTAGCTTCTGGACCTTTAACagcagatgctgtggagatggcaataaaacaggaaaacaggTCAAATTAAGTACTGAATTAATTTACTGTAAATATATAGGGCTTAAAAAACACAACACTGTTTGTTGGGCAAAATAAAGTCTAGACATTAGAGGCCTTCTGGGCACAGACTGCCTGAGATGGCTTCTTCTGAAACCAGAGGCCCTGTCTGTGAGTGCTGGCAAGGACACATCAATCCCCAGGCACAGTGGCTTCACTTTTAAGAACACATTGGCCGCATTCTGCACGAGTTACCATTACCACCACACAACACACCAGTCCATACAGCATCAGCCAAGCACTGCCAGAGAGCTCAAGGTAGGTCAGAGGATGCTTCCATTCACCAGCAGGGAAGACAAAGGCTACAAAGGGTCACTTTGTGGATTGCCCAAAGGTGAACTGACAAACATTTGGGTTTAGTACATCATAGCAGAGATACCATACTCACATCACAATTTGTTTCACCTGTCTTGCCAAACAGCTCCATGCTTTTACATTTTCCTTCCAGCCAGCATAATCCAAGACTGCAAAAATAACTTCTAGCCCCAGTCgacgtttttttcttttctctggaaaaagaTTAGGCTGATTAATGAATCAAACAGATTGGGCCGAACTCACTAGAAAGCAACAAGTGCAATACAGTGCTCCATCCTGCCACTTTCCCTATTACTGAGGGTTTCCCCCATTGCCTTCTGCCTCTTCCAAGAGAAAGTTCAGGGATACTTCCCAGCTCTAGAGCACAGCTCCTACCAGAGACACACTGTTCCTACTCCCATCCCGCTGGCACAAGAGGCACACATAGGACCACTCACTTATCCCACATTGCCTGACTTAACAACAGTTGTCCTTTCCAACGCTCACTACTCAGTGCTTCCAATGGGCACCACTCCTCAACATGTGCTTCCCACAGGAAGGGAACACAGTACCTCTGAAACACTTCAAATCCTGAGATGGCACCAAAAAGCCCAAAATAAAATGTGGGACTAACATGAATAAAACAGGCATTTCGCATCAGCAGTTCTGTATCAGCAGAgttcttaaaaaaccaaaacccaatacACCTGACATATCACAGCAGATAAATGTGGGAAAAGTCATCTTAACAGTATAAGTTTCTTCAGAAATCAGATTGTCCTCATTAGCTACGAGAAGTTAGCAAATGTGTCATGCATGAACAGAACAAAGGAGGTTTCAGCCAGgaggttgttttttcccctcccacagaggaaaagcagaagagaacaaTCTTGACTCAAGGACATTTCACCAATGTGCTGACCTGCTGGAACACACCAGGTCACTAGTCAGACAGTTTGGAACACTGTCAGTTTGgatcagcatgaaaaaaaacagTCTCCAAACTGGAAGATTTTTCTACCTGCTTGAAGAGAAAACTCccttgaagaggaggaagatgttcTTCGATCAATAACAATGAACTAAAGCATAGATCCATCTCAATTCTTCCAGAAGAGGAGGaacaaataagtaaaataagtaTAGAGACCCTGGCATTCAGAGTAaggcatgtcaaaaaaaaaaaaaaaaatatttttgagatccTGACCGTGCCTTACAACAGTTTGCTTTGATCACTCTTTAAAATGAGAAAGCATTTGTTTAAAGAAGTTTGTAAATGCCTGCTCACACACCCAACTTAAAGGTTCCTGTGATTGGaaagttgtttgttgttttttactttgcaaataaaactactttaaaaagcagaaagaaggctGCAGAATAATTTCAGAATATCATTCTAGATtaacataaaggaaaaaagcaaagatatttaAAGACTTACTTGATTTTTGAAGCATGATATTAAAATCTATCATTAGTTCATGAGAAGGAACAATATCATGCAAgatctgaaaaatataaataaaaccacaaaacccaaatacattattttcctgtgaaaacttTTGAAGACTTCTACCTGATCAAGAGAAGCACGGGCTTCAGAGTTTTGGGTGTTTTAGTTAGGAAAACTAAGCAATCTGGTACCTTAGTGCCTTGATACAAAGAATTACTACCTAGGTCCATTTTTGCACATCTGTGACACAATGGATGAAATACCCTGATGGCTGCTGAAAAAACACAGTGTGTGACAAATACAGCATTCTCAAGGAACAGCCCAAATCCGTATCCAGTGTCCCCTTTTCAGAAGGCAACACCTTTTCCTTCCTAGACCAGTTCTGACTCTCCCGTCTACTGCTCTATGCATGGGATCACAGTTTCTAGACCTATCAGACCAGTTCTTCGATTTGTCACTATCTTGTGAGAGACGAGTGTATAAAACCACTGCTAAAAAGCACTGAGAAGATGGAATTTCACACATATATGCTACAGTTTAAAAGTCTAAACTTTATGAAGCGTTTCTAAACCATCTGCCTTAACGAAAGCACATTAGTGCCATCAAGTGGCAACACAGATTGCAAAACATCATTTGCTAGAAGTTACCAAGATCAATGAACAAGGGCAAGGAAAGCAGGAATTTAAAATCAACTATACAACAGCTTAATACAGCAAGGCCTTGCCTGCCAACAGCTAGCAGAAATTAACTTCTATTTTGGCTTCAATGCACAGCTCAttgaaaacaagcagagaaatTAACTGCTAGACAGGATCAATATGTGAAAGAGCAAACATCTAATCATTTTTTCAATACCGTGAAGATCAAACTGTAACAGAAATCAATACCTGCTACCTACAAGACTGCTGATACAGACTTGTGGAACCATGTAAACATATCCTCTGAGCTTGTTTGCCGACTTTATACAATGTATCAgttaaaggcaaaacaaagacTTTAATTCAAAGGCAGTAAAGGATCCTGTTTGCTCTACCCATTAACATCCCTCCCAAACTTTCCTCCAACCCTCTGCTTCCCACAAAGAACACTCTAGGGTAAGCAACGTCACAGGAGTTCAGACTCAGTCACAGACTGCAACTACTACGTAATACATACCTTGAGTGCAGATAGGAGCGATTTCTTTGATTCACCGTGTCTCTTCAGGAACTGATAGAGGTAAACATGGGCATTGGGATTGGCAGGAAACTTTGAGTTGTAGGCGTACTCATTTAACACTTCGCGAGCTTCGTTGTGGTCTCCATAGAACTCCAACAGCTACAGGAAGTTAAGTCTGTTATTAGTTTGGAATGGAATCATAGATCATTTTGGAATCAAACTCTTAGACCTAATTTTGGGCTGCCACAGAACTATCGAATAGCACAGTCTGATCTCAAAGTGCAGCATTTAGATAAGATTAACACTcgcatattttcattttactggCTACTCTTATCACAGATAGACAAAAATTTTCACATAGAAGCCGCGACAGGAAAGAATTCCTTTAACACTTACTTAATTGTCAAAGAATTAGAGAGAGACACTGAAGCAGCCGGCCGTGTCTTTAAAGAGAGAACTCAATGAGaaaacctggcagctgccagcaccaAGTAAAATTCCATCAGATGTTCTTAAAGAAGTCAGAGCTTATCAGCAAttacaaaaagtaaataatttcaaagagaTTCTAAGATTAACTTTATTTCTTAATTACAAATTCTaaccagatatttaaaaaaaaaaaacaacaaaagaaaacacagagggaTTACATGTTTGGTGTCTTTAACATTTAGTGTATCTAGAACAACACTGCCTTGCCAAAAAGAGCTAACTTGCTTTCAGGAATTTAAACAAAGCAGCTGTGCTCCTATTTCTGTATTACCACcatgaaaacaaaatatgcaaGTTGTttgtctatttctttttcttggcaatGCACAGATAAAGTCCTTTTTGTACTCTGTGCAGGCTCTGCAGTTCTACCAGGAGTAAACTGTGCTCTAAATCAAAGCCAGTGAGATATAAGCATGAATGcgttgcttttaaaatactttgttgtCACCCACATGCACATAACAAAGATGCAGACATCTAAATGAAAATTAGACAGGGAAATACAAAAGGAAGTAATCTGTAAACAGGCCCTTACATCCACATAGCATTTTACAAAGAGATCCCAGACTCCAGGTATTTTAATGATCTCCTTTAAGTTCATCGCTGCCTTCCGAAAGCAACTGTGCATTTCCTGTTCAACAGACAAGTCTTCCAATCCATCCTGACCTACCAAAACAGGGAAGAATGCCACAAAGTTAGCTCCACTAATCAAAAGGGATCTTGAAAAAGTGCTTGAAGAAATGACCACATTTGGCTAAGCAAGGACTCCAGTTAGAGAACTTTTAAGAAAAGAGACCTCAGTTTCCTGagtactgaaaagaaattttcacTGCTCTTCATTCAAATTTATTATCACCCAATTTCAACTCATGGGGCATGACAGATAGTATTCCAAGACAAGACACTACCAGCACAAGGTCCATAAATCAAATTCAATACTTTGCATTCACAGAAAGAAGTAGAGATCCAGTGTAACTGATAATGCACAGCCAGCAGGTATATGCACAATTAGACACCACACAAAGTAGCAAATTACATAtctttaaagaaactgaaattcagCCCTAAGTTTTGGGAGATTTTCCTAGCGCTCAAAATTCTACCAGCAGTCAAGCAGTTCGACACCTATTAAGCCACTGCTCTGAGTGGATATATTCCTTTGACCATTACTTTAGGTGATGCTGGCTGGATGTAAGAAACGTGatctggggaaggagaaaaagtttcAGAGTAGCATTTCGGGACACTTCAGAAAAACGCAGGTCAGTGTGCCATTTTGGCACCACCATCATTGCCGATATATAATCATGTACCATCCATACTACCAAATTTTGAAGTCTAATATTACCCTTTGGTACCTTCATATGCAGATAAAGGCAGAAGACCAGCCTGCATGGAAAAGGTGTCATGGCAAACCATGGTGTCTGCACAAGCAAGCAAGTTGAAGTTTACAGTGCACTAGGACTTACCATGCTGTAATAGGATGTTCTTCTGCTTAGACCAGCTGTAGTAGTCCAACAGTCCCCTGTAAGCCTGAATCAGCTTCATTTCTTTATTCTGAATGGCTGTTTGCTCTCCAAACCTCCAGCTTTCTGCCAACAACAGGTTTTGGTAAGCTTCATCTATTTGTCCGTTACAAAGGAGATGAAAGGCGTGCTCTAAACAAACCTGCAATTCAAGCAGTCCATTCACATCAGAAACAAAGAGAATCTCAGCAACCCAGCAAAGTTCTACAAAGATGTGCtaggaaagaagagagatttgttactgactgtcctggtttgaggtaaaatggaaccaactttctgttcagtaattttacttcttagctaagcctcttctgactctctgaaattaacatcaGTAATTACTGGATTAcggaacagaaagttggttccgttttacctcaaaccaggacaccgaCATACATATAAAATAGTGCAAACACTGTTAGTAAAGTATTTTAATTAGAAGAGCATTGTACACATATTCTTTTAGGCAGGGAGATGAGCTAAGAACATCACCCACCAGGTGGTAGACATTCAGTGGTACTTATCAAGGCAGCAGAAAGCAGTAGTTCCACAAACTGGCTTGTCATTAACAAGTGCTGTACCCATTTAAGAAGATCCAGAAATGACCTGAGGAAATCCACTTGGGTTTGTTTGCTGATTTTTGATTTGGCTGCCCAACTGCAGAACACCCAAAAGAGAGGTGTCCTACCACCCTGTCGTGTTATTAGGAACCAGATAGAAGTCTAAACCTTCAATTAGCTCTAGTAAACTCTTGTACAGAACTTCCATTGAAGGCCCTGAACAAATACAACAGAATGAAAGAGATGCACCACCACAAGTGAGAAACAGCCAAGGAAACCAAAACAATATAGGTTTGAATGAGCCACCACAGCAAAAGAACTGCAGCTGGGTGACACAGGGGTCCACAGTATGACGCCCACTGTTTTATGTACAGATTAGCTACTTGAAAAGTGATCAGATAGTGATGGCAAAAATTAAGTAAACTATTTAGTCAGAAGCATAGTAGCCAAATTAAGGACTAGAAGCAAAACTTGTCAGGTGTTAATGTGTAATCAGATGCTATGCTGGGgcatacatgaaaaataatttaactgtTTCAAATTAAAAGATTAAAGGATCTAAGCACTTCTAAGGACCAACAATACACACCTGTAATAAAATATACAGGCCAAATGAGATACAGTTAGGTATAGAATAACCCTTAAAATATCATGCACTATCTTTTTTGACACAATTGTCAGCAATATACTTGGAGAGACATTCAGAAACTAATATTCAAGTAAGTGTTCACATAAACACGTGTAAAATCATCAAGATTGCATTAAGTACACTCACCTTCAAATACCTTTTTACTCCTAAGGTTTTCATCTGTTCTATGAAAGAGTTGAACTCTTTCATGCTGTTATGGGAATGGTGGCACAGAATTTCAGTTCCTATTCTCCAAATCATCTATTAATGGggagaaagagattaaaaaaataaccttaGTACATAAAAGGCAACAGTCACCATATATACAATCTTATCAAACTTGTAGTTACTGTAACATATAAAATAAGTCatacatttgaaatgtaaataatagTGAATACTAAGTGTTGTCTACTGCTGTAGTTACCTACATGCTCATCAAGTCGTGTTTTTACAGTCATTCAGTGGGTGCTTCATAATGGTTCACTACAAACACAACACTCCATCAAACCTTATGAAAACTGCATTTGTCAGAAGGTTCCCCCTCTTGTtactgaaaacaaatgtttcaaaGTTGCTGaaaacttctgttttcccttGATATGTTTCTACTGAGACACAAGGTGTATTGAACTCTTTGAACTAGCAGTAAAGTTTATTTCCAATTACATGTAGCTTCCTACCTATGTGCACTTGTTTTCCAGGTCTGCCTAAGCAATGTAACCAAATACTCCAGTAGGCTAGCCATGTTCAAGTACTCCATTTACTTAACTTGTCCTGGGttaagagacacaggactaacttctcttctaacgCTCGGGAAAATGACACTTTTAGAaaactctagtgtctgaattcatgaaaatatttactttatagccagccaggctatgtgggattcaaggtctcagtgttttcgagccttgccaggtgcagggacgaggaggagcaaggcctgggcacttgacccaggctggccaacaggattatttcataccatgaacatcacattcaatataaattagagaagtttgctgcacagttctctctctcttgatggcagcagtccagacaactccttgccccggtgcctgacccctgaggccttcctttcctcccgaagcccTTGggctcacagtgtccgacatttgctgtccactgctgggaatGCACAGCTTCCTACTAATATAATCGGCtaagtataattcttgtatatcttataccagtatcaggattaatactggttctttagtactattgttaattatttactcttagtctattaaatctatttatattttaacacTCATGGTTCTTTATGTTTCCCAATACCCCTTTCCGGGTGGAGACGGGTCATCAGAGGGGTCataaaataattgtctaaacgacaataaatcgatagaataattgtctaaacaacaataaattgttatggattttctcaaaccataacacaacTCTAATCCCTTTCCTCCTACTTCTGTCTCAGAACCTGCTAGGAGTTTTGTAAGTACTGCAGGAACTAGAAAAGACATAAATAAGCCACTAACTTCCAAACAGATTCACTGATGGCATGCCAACAGCAAACACATttactgcttttccattttagaaGACTACATTAAAACAACTTTTCATAGGTATGTTCCTGATGGAATTAACTTATACCAAGCCAAGTCTTCATCTGCTGGGTCAAGGTCCTACTAAAAAAAAAcgacaccaaaaaaaaccaaaccaaaaaaaaaaaaaacaaaacacaacaagaaATCCCAACAAAACCATCCTGCAAGCACAGAGAACTCTTCAGGAGCATTGAGCACTCTGTCAGGAAAAACATCGGACAGCACTGCGGATTCTCAGCACCCATGAAAATGAGATCTCAGCAGAATTCAAGCTCCAGCAAGACTGCTTAAACTCAGAGCAGAGGCATGCCTGTGCAGCACGCATTTTTGGTGAGGAATTGGACAGCATGCTGCCTGGGACACTATCAATTATGAGATCTGGTGCTCTTTCTGCAGCCTGCCATCCAAGAGCTTCTACATCAGCTCCTGAATAGTTGCTTATTTGTTTCTGGAAacttgaatgtctttttttttttaaagaaactagtTTAGTTTATGAAAGTTGCCTAACTTTTCAGGTCTTACCTCtgacgcttttttttttaactaaaaaaaaaataatcaagctttTGATTAGTTAAGACAAATGTTGGTCCTGAAGTATTAGAGATACTTCTTGCAAGTATTTTTTCAATTGCAAAAGAACTCTGATAACGAACACTAGCTTACCTCTGATGGACCCATGTATTCCGTAGAAAAATCTTTCTCTAGTGACTCAATATAGAAGGTTAGAAATTCTGCAGCCCTTTTCCACTGCTTTCGTAGCATGGCATCCTGAATGTAACTTAAACACACTTCCTTGCTCTTCTTGAAGTTTAACTTGTATTCATGGGAAGacactaaaaaaaacaaacaaacaaatcaaccaAGCCCACAACTGTCACAGCCCTAATTCAGATAACGTGCCTACCATTTCAGTATCTCTTCCATATGATCTCTCTCAGatactacagaaaaatatcttaagCTATGTGGTTTTGAAGTTATACACACCCACTACTCTGCAGGGAAGCAAGACTATGGCAAAAGCTGGAAATACCATGTGAAGTGGCATTTTCCACAAGCAGCACACAGCTGATGCTTGACACAGTGATGAAGCAGTTATTACACGCTACTGCCCTTCCAGAATTAGAAAGCCACGATGCTTTGGTAACTTCACGGTacattttgttgtattttggGGACCGCTCTCTTCCCTTACTAACCATCATCTAAGCTTGTGACCCCACTGTGCTGAAGATTTGCATACATGCATA
Encoded here:
- the TAF1A gene encoding TATA box-binding protein-associated factor RNA polymerase I subunit A; protein product: MDSFLEEEEEAAAAAAATKKAAVGSALLPALRLPSLPPYLYQPVSSHEYKLNFKKSKEVCLSYIQDAMLRKQWKRAAEFLTFYIESLEKDFSTEYMGPSEMIWRIGTEILCHHSHNSMKEFNSFIEQMKTLGVKRYLKVCLEHAFHLLCNGQIDEAYQNLLLAESWRFGEQTAIQNKEMKLIQAYRGLLDYYSWSKQKNILLQHGQDGLEDLSVEQEMHSCFRKAAMNLKEIIKIPGVWDLFVKCYVDLLEFYGDHNEAREVLNEYAYNSKFPANPNAHVYLYQFLKRHGESKKSLLSALKILHDIVPSHELMIDFNIMLQKSKKRKKRRLGLEVIFAVLDYAGWKENVKAWSCLARQVKQIVISEKHLDWIKQEWNPRKDWWPAFHFSRYLAKRNWQENESLSYEKALVAGILLGKDCKYFKYVSRRGCKAQVKRFRVLKKFLNKHNPVYLRISGLSDSSVQP